In a genomic window of Streptomyces sp. SJL17-4:
- a CDS encoding malate dehydrogenase encodes MTRTPVNVTVTGAAGQIGYALLFRIASGHLLGADVPVKLRLLEIPQGVKAAEGTAMELDDCAFPLLKGIDIFDDPNKGFEGANVALLVGARPRTKGMERGDLLAANGGIFKPQGKAINDHAADDIKVLVVGNPANTNALIAQAAAPDVPAERFTAMTRLDHNRALSQLAAKTGASVEEIKRLTIWGNHSATQYPDIFHAEIAGKNAAEVVADEAWLADTFIPTVAKRGAAIIEARGASSAASAANAAIDHVHTWVNGTAAGDWTSMGIPSDGSYGVPEGLISSFPVTCTNGTYEIVQGLEINDFSRARIDASVAELAEERDAVRELGLI; translated from the coding sequence GTGACCGGCGCGGCCGGCCAGATCGGCTACGCGCTGCTCTTCCGCATCGCCTCCGGCCACCTGCTCGGCGCGGACGTGCCGGTCAAGCTGCGCCTCCTCGAGATCCCGCAGGGCGTGAAGGCCGCCGAGGGCACCGCCATGGAGCTCGACGACTGCGCCTTCCCGCTGCTCAAGGGCATCGACATCTTCGACGACCCGAACAAGGGCTTCGAGGGTGCCAACGTCGCGCTGCTCGTCGGCGCCCGCCCGCGTACCAAGGGCATGGAGCGCGGCGACCTGCTCGCCGCCAACGGCGGCATCTTCAAGCCGCAGGGCAAGGCCATCAACGACCACGCCGCGGACGACATCAAGGTCCTCGTCGTCGGCAACCCGGCCAACACCAACGCCCTGATCGCCCAGGCCGCCGCCCCGGACGTGCCGGCCGAGCGCTTCACCGCCATGACCCGCCTGGACCACAACCGCGCGCTCTCGCAGCTCGCGGCCAAGACCGGCGCGTCCGTCGAGGAGATCAAGCGCCTCACCATCTGGGGCAACCACTCGGCGACCCAGTACCCGGACATCTTCCACGCGGAGATCGCCGGCAAGAACGCCGCCGAGGTCGTCGCCGACGAGGCGTGGCTGGCCGACACCTTCATCCCGACCGTCGCCAAGCGCGGCGCCGCGATCATCGAGGCCCGTGGCGCGTCCTCCGCCGCCTCGGCCGCGAACGCCGCCATCGACCACGTCCACACCTGGGTCAACGGCACCGCCGCGGGCGACTGGACCTCCATGGGCATCCCGTCGGACGGCTCGTACGGCGTCCCGGAGGGTCTCATCTCCTCCTTCCCCGTCACCTGCACGAACGGCACGTACGAGATCGTCCAGGGCCTGGAGATCAACGACTTCTCGCGCGCCCGCATCGACGCCTCGGTGGCGGAGCTCGCCGAGGAGCGCGACGCGGTCCGCGAGCTCGGCCTCATCTGA